The DNA sequence ACGTTCTGCAGATAATGTGGCCACGGTGGCCAGCGTATCCTCCCGGTGGCGCAACGCGACGATCGCCGCCGCCTGGCTCAGGGAAGACAGGTGGTACGGCAGCCGGACGAGCATGACCGCCTCGATGAAGGCAGGCGCCGCCACGAAGTATCCGAGGCGGCCACCAGCGAAGTCGAAGGCCTTGGACATGGTGCGGGACACCACGAGCTTCGCGGGGTACTGCGCCAGCAGGGTGGTGGCGGAAGGCGATGGTGAGAATTCGGCATAAGCCTCATCCACGATCACGATGCCGGGGGCGGCCTGGATGATGCGTTCAATATCCTCCAGGCTGGTCACATCACCGGTGGGGTTGTTCGGGGTGGTCACGAACACGATATCGGGTGTGTGCTCCGCGATCGCCTGCAGCGCCACGTCCATGTCGATTCGGAAATCTGCACCGCGGGGAATGCCGATGAACTCGGTCTGGGTTCCGGTGGACAGGATGGGGTGCATGGAATAGCTCGGTTGGAAACCAAGCGCCGTCCTCCCCGGGCCACCGAAAGCCTGAAGCAGCTGTTGGAGAACTTCGTTGGATCCATTGGCTGCCCACAGGTTGTCACGGGATACTGTCACGCCGGTCTGATGGGTGATGTAGTCCGCGAGTGCGTCACGCAGTTCCACGGAGTCCCGCTCCGGATAGCGGTTGAGCTCGGATGCCTGCTCACGCACTGTCTCCACGAGGTCTGCGATGAGGGCATCGGAGGGAGGATACGGATTCTCATTGGTGTTGAGACGCACGGCCACGTTCAGCTGCGGTGCACCGTAGGCGCTTTCGCCGCGCAGTTCCTCACGCAGGGGAAGCTGGGACAGGGCGGTTTCGGAGGCGAGGGTCTTATCAGTCATGGTTGGGTTGTGCCTTGTGCTCTAGACGGTGTCTTCTGATGTGGGCAGGTTTTCAAAGCGGGCGCGGATGGCTTCCCCGTGGGCAGGCAGATCCTCGGCATCAGCGAAGTTGATCACAACTTCGGAGATGTCCTTCAGTGCAGCCTCGTCGTATTCAATGAGGTTGACCGGACGCAGGAAAGTATGGGTGGACAGGCCTGCGGAGAAACGCGCTGTTCCCGACGTTGGAAGAACATGGTTGGAACCTGCGGAATAGTCACCCAGTGGCACCGGGGAGAAATCGCCCACGAAGATGGCACCGGCATTGGAAATCCGTTCGGAGACAGCACGGGCGTTCACGGTGTGCACCTCGAGGTGTTCCGCCGCGTACTGGTCCGCCACGGCGATACCGATGTCAAGGTTGTCCACCAGGACGATGCCGCTCTGCTTACCGCGCAGGGCTTCTGCCACCCTGTCAGAGTTGCGGGTGATGGAGTAGCGCGCCTCGATCTCACGGTTGACATCCAGCGCCAACTGCTCGGAGTCGGTGATGAGGACGGATGCGGCCATCACATCGTGTTCTGCCTGGCTGATGAGGTCATAGGCGACATTGACGGCATTGGCGGTGTCATCAGCGAGCACGGCGATCTCCGTCGGGCCGGCCTCGGCATCGGTTCCCACCACACCCCGGACCAGTCGCTTGGCCGCGGTGACGAAGATGTTGCCCGGCCCCGTGATGATGTCCACCGGTTCCAGCCCTTCCTCCTCATCGCCATAAGCCAGGAGTGCAACGGCCTGTGCGCCGCCCACCGCCCAGACCTCATCCACACCGAGGATGGAGCAGGCCGCCATGATGGTCGGGTGCGGCCAGCCACCGTGGTCGGCCTGTGGAGGTGAGGCCACCACGAGAGTGTTCACCCCGGCTTCCTGGGCGGGCACGACATTCATGATGACGCTGGAGGGGTACACCGCGTTGCCACCGGGGACATACAGTCCCACACGGTCAATGGGGAGGAACCGCTCAGTCACGGTACCGCCCGGATACAACTCAGTGGTGTGTTCCTCAGGTTTCTGATCTGCGTGGACCTTGCGGACCCGGCGAATGGATTCCTCGATGGCCTCACGGACCTCAGGCGCCAGGGAATCCTCAGCGGCCTTGAGAACGTCTGCCGGCACCCGCACTGAAGCGGGACGGATATGGTCGAATTTCTCGCCGTACTCCAGGGCGGCTTCAGCACCGCGGTCCCTGACGTTGTCCACCACGGGCTCCACGATGGGCAGCACCGACACAACATCAGTACCTCCACGGGGCAGAGCACGGCGGATATCGCTCTTGGATGGAGTTTGACCACGGAGGTCAGTGACAGTCAGCATGGCGAGAATTTCTCCCTAAAGAGTATGGGCTTCTGCAAAAGGCCGGTGGTGACAAGCATCCCCGTTGGCAGGGCTGCACACCACACGGTGTCTCATTGTATTCCCCGCCCAGACAAAAACGGATTCGGGTACAGAACTAGCCGTTTCCCTTACACTGATAACCCAGGCTCCATAATTCTCCAAAGGTTGGTAATGTACCCTGATCACCCTCTCACAGAGGGGCCAGGTGGCATCTTTCCACCCCTCGGCTGCTGACCAACAGCTGCTCCTCCCCCGGGAAGTTCCGCCGTAGAAGACACTGACCAGCACCATTTTCCAGAAAGGACCGGGCGTCACACGTTGACTGATCGCGATTTCAAAATGCCGGACACGCTTCTTCCCCTGCCAGTTGATCTGGACAGGGTTGAGGATGCCGTGGATGCACTGGGCTACCAGTTCCTGGCTGCGGATGACCGGTTGATCATGCCGTGGCCCAACCATCGGGTCTCCCTGTACTTCGGTCAGGAATCAGGACTACACCTGACCATGTTGGCCCGCATGCGCATGACCCTGGATCTGTCCACGATCAATGAAGTAGCGCAGGCTCTGACCAGTTGGAACACCGAACGCATCGGGCCCACTGCTCTTCTGCGCGTGGGAGATCTCGGCGACGTGGAGATCCAGTTCCGCTCCTCCCTCAGCGTGGATGAGGGAGTGTCCACGGATCAGCTCATGCAGTTCATCCAGTTGACCATCAACACCGTGGAGATGGCGGTGGACACCGTTCTCGAGCTCTTCTCCGATCTGAACATCGAGGGGGCGGGCAGCGAAGAACTGTGTACGGAACAGGACGAGAGTGACCTCTTGGAGGAGATCTCAGGTCTGTTCGTTCCCCCATCTCTGTCTGCTAATGGGTTTGACAGCGGCCGTGAAAGGAGAGGCATGGACGTTCCCCGCCACCCATCCTTTGGAAACGACGATGATTCCGACAATGGGTTTTCCGATGAGTTCTTCCGCGATGCGGAGGATTCCGGTAAATACGACGACATCTGGGACGCCTCCGCCGACCAACCCGATGGCCCCACCCCCGCCGGGGGGATGGGTGACACCACCGATGACTCCCTCGAGGATCAGACCGAGGATCCGACCGAGGAGGATTCTGAGAGCACCATCGTCCGAGAGAGCCGGGAGGAGCCCTTCCTTCCGATCTTCTCCCAGTTCACGGGAAACGCCGAAGGCGCTGACAAAAACGACAAAGATGACGAAGATGTTGAGCTGAATCACGCCAACTCCGGTGATCACGATGCCCCACCCGGGGATGATGATCTTCTGGACCTTCTCGCCCTCTTGGAAGATGGCGCCAAAGATCCTTCGACGGATATACCTGTGATCGCAGATCATTCACTGGATACGCCCGGTTCAGACTCTTTTTCTGAATCGTTCCACATCCGGGATGGTGACAGCGAGCGCCCGGAATACCCCCGTGAAGTCACCCTCGACCGTGTCCGGGATCATCTGGCTGATATCGGAGTGGTGAAAACCAGCAGTGAGGAGGATTTCCTCGTCGCGTGGATCAATGAGGTGTTCATCGGTTTCTTCATTGATAACGGCCCGACCTTCCTGGTCAAGGGCCACTGGGATCCGGATATGGATCCTGACCGTGACTTCATGAAACTGTTCATGATGTGCAACCAGTGGAATGAACGCTCACTGACCACGAAGGCGTTCTGTCACAAGAACTCCCAGGGGTTGCAGGTCAGGGTGGAATTCGCGGTACCCACCGCGGAGGGACTCACCGATGACCAGCTGCGTCACAATATTGCCCTGTCCATCCACCATCTGCTGCAGGCGGTGGATTCCCTGAGCATCGAAGCCACCGGTTCCTCCATCGTCGACTGGCCGGAGTCAACCTAGCTTCTAATCCTCTTCAGGTTCCTCAGGTGGTGTGACGAAGGTGGCACACCAGTACATGAGGACCGCCAAGAATGGAGCTGTGAACAACGCGCTGCCCGGTGACATCCCGGGAACCACCTGGAAGCTCTCGCCCACTGCGCCGGCATAATCACCTGGGCTGGGATGGATGAATGTCGCCACTGCATCGCCAAAGACAATGAAGGCTACCGCCCCGAGGAAAGCCACCACGCCCAGCCAGAGCAGCATGAGGGGTCCGCGAGTGGTTTCCGAGCGCAGGAACACCACCAGTGCGATGCCCGCCCCGATGACCCCGGTGGCAATGGCGAACCAGATGAAGGCGGTGAATTCCACATTGGCAGATACCGCCACGGATGCTGTCTCCGGATCCTCAACATAGGCCGTGTACGTCGGACGCAGGAACCCCCACACCACGCCCGCTATTGCATGGACCGCGAGCGATAGCGCCAGCACTCCCGCATAGGTGCCGCCCGTGCGATTCCGGCGAGGCTTCCGCATGGTGCGACCCGGGGTGTCAACGTCGGCTTCGGTATAGCCCTGATACGGATTGCTCATGGGTTGCCAGGATACCGCCCCCACGGTCCCGGAATCTAAAGAAGGCACCCCACCCAAGGGGGTGGGGTGCCTGGCACTCAGTGTTTAATCACTCAAGTGTTTAATCGCAGAACTTCCAGCGCCCATCCTCACGGAGGAACCGCTGGGTGGCGGAATCTGTCTGGCCATTGCCGCTGGCAACCACCCATGCGGAAGCGGTGTCACCCTGAACCACAATGTCGGAGATAGAGTCCACGGTTCCAGTGTTGGCACCGGGAATCTGGTTCAGCGGGATGTCAGGGATCTGGCTGAAGTCCAGGGCGGCGGCCCCTCCAGCTGCCTCGATGACCCGGTTGCAGGTGTTCTGTGGAACGTACTGCAGCATGGATCGCACGGTGGTCGGCGCCAGGGAACCACGGATCAGAGACTCAATGGCGGCGGAGTCCTCAGGGCTGGCAGGCTGGCCACCCTGAACCGGAGGGAGTTCCTCATACGTGATCACTTCACTGGGCATCACCTGCTGTGGAGCAGGTTCACTGGCCACGGTTGCCTCAGGTGCAGGCTGTCCGGCAGGTTCGGCAGCAGCATCCTCGACGGTCTCCTCCACCGTTTCTTCCTCAGTGACCTCTTCGGTCACTTCCTCGGTGGTCTCCTCATCCGACGTGGTGGTGGATGGGGATGTACTGGTTGTGGTGGTCGATGATGTTGCGGTGTCCTCATCATTATCACTGCCACAGGCTGCCAACAACAGCGGTGCCACCATGACGGCGGCAATGGCGACCTTTTTCGCGGAAGTACGGATCGACAAGTTTCTTCTCCTGTAGTTCATCATCAGTTTCGCGCCCCCGAGGGATACGGAGACGCGAATTCACTGCGATCACCCTATCAAGCGAGTGCGTAGTAACGAGGAATAAGTTGCTGTTATTATGCTGGCAATTGTGCAACTAAACCGCGAAACAATCATCGATGCCGCCATATCCATCCTCAACTCCTATGGATTGGCTGATATGACGATGCGTCGTGTCGCCAAACAGCTGGACGTGGCCCCCGGGGCCCTCTACTGGCATTTTAAGAACAAGCAGGAGCTGATCGGCGCGACCGCCCGACGGATACTCGCCCCGTTGCTTGACGGGACCGGTGCGGACGGCGTCGACAAGCAGGGCGCGGCGGCCACCTGCGCGCAGTTACGTGACCTGATGATCAGCCACCGTGACGGTTCAGAGGTGGTCAGTGCGGCGCTTAGCGACGCCGCGCTACGCGCGGAATTGGAACGCAAAGTTTCCGACTCACTGGATGTGGCCGATGAGGTCGGGGCCTTCACTCTCCTTCATTTTGTCATCGGGGCAGTTCTTGCAGAGCAAACACAGCACCAGCTGCAGGAATTCACCGGAGACGAGGAAAATACAGAGGATGAGATCTACCGCGAGCGGTTCTCGACAGGCATAAAAATCGTCCTTGCCGGTCTAGATGCGCTCGGCACGATAAGATAAGCATCCATGACATCAAGCAGTGAACACAGCTACTCCGTATGGCCAGGCGAGGCATACCCGCTCGGTTCGAAATACGACGGTGCGGGCACCAACTTCGCACTGTTCTCCGACGTCGCTGAAAGCGTTGAACTCTGCCTCATTGACAACAATGGGCAGGAAACCAGAATCACTCTCGATGAGAAAGACAATAACGTCTGGCACTGCTACATCCCCGGCGTACAGCCAGGTCAGTGCTATGGCTACCGCGTCCACGGTCCCTGGGACCCGGACAACGGCAAGCGTTGCGATCCCACCAAGTTCCTCGTGGATCCCTATGCCCGTGCCTTCACCGGCGAATATGACGGCGATGCCTCCCTGTTCAGCTATGACATCACCGATCCGGAGAACCCCCACGGCCGGAACACCGAGGACAGCATTGAGCACTCGATGAAGTCCGTCGTGGTCAACCCGTTCTTCGACTGGGGCAATGACCGCGCACCGCGCACCCCGTACCACGAGACCGTCATCTATGAAGCTCATGTGAAGGGCATGACGATGACGCACCCGGATATCCCGGAGGAGCTACGCGGCACCTACGCGGGTCTGGCGCATCCCAAGATCATTGAATACCTGCAGGATCTTGGTATCACCGCCATCGAACTGATGCCGGTCCACCAGTTCATGCAGGATGACAGACTGCGCGAACTCGGCCTGAGTAATTACTGGGGTTATAACACCTTCGGCTTCTTCGCTCCCCACAACGAGTATTCGTCCTCCGACCTCCCGGGCAGTGCTGTGGCGGAGTTCAAGGCCATGGTGCGTTCCTTCCATGAGGCCGGCATCGAGGTGATCCTGGATGTGGTGTACAACCACACCGCCGAAGGTAACCACATGGGCCCGACGATCGCGTTCCGTGGCATTGACAATGAGGCCTACTACCGTCTGGTCGATGGCGACAAGCGCCACTACATGGACTACACCGGCACCGGTAACTCCCTCAACGTCCGCGACCCGCACTCACTGCAGCTGCTCATGGACTCCCTGCGTTATTGGGTCTCTGAAATGCACGTTGATGGCTTCCGCTTCGACCTCGCCTCCACCCTGGCACGTGAGCTCCATGATGTTGACCGTCTGGCCACCTTCTTCGACCTGGTGCAGCAGGATCCGGTGGTATCCCAGACGAAGCTGATCGCCGAGCCATGGGACATTGGTGAAGGTGGATACCAGGTGGGTAATTTCCCGCCACTGTGGACTGAATGGAACGGTAAGTACCGCGATACCGTCCGTGATTTCTGGCGTGGTGAGCCTGCCACCCTCGGTGAATTCGCCTCCCGCCTGACCGGTTCCTCCGACCTGTACGCACACAATGGTCGCCGCCCCACCGCATCCATCAACTTCGTCACCGCCCATGATGGCTTCACCCTCAATGACCTGGTCAGTTACAACGAGAAGTACAACATGGCCAATGGTGAAGACAACCGTGATGGTGAATCCCACAACCGTTCCTGGAACTGTGGTGTGGAAGGTCCATCCGATGACCCGGAGATCATGCAGCTGCGTGCGCAGCAGCGACGCAACTTCCTCACCACCTTGTTGCTGTCCCAGGGCACGCCGATGATCTCCCACGGTGATGAGATGGCACGCACCCAGAACGGCAACAACAATGTCTACTGCCAGGACAATGAACTGGCGTGGATCAACTGGGATCAGGCAACTGAGCACGCCGATCTGCTGAGTTTCACCCGCCGACTGCTGCGGATCCGCTCCAACCACCCGGTGTTCCGTCGCCGTCGTTTCCTCGCCGGTGGCCCACTGGGTACAGATGTCCGCGACCGTGACATCGCCTGGTTGGTTCCCGACGGCAAGCT is a window from the Corynebacterium faecale genome containing:
- the glgX gene encoding glycogen debranching protein GlgX, which codes for MTSSSEHSYSVWPGEAYPLGSKYDGAGTNFALFSDVAESVELCLIDNNGQETRITLDEKDNNVWHCYIPGVQPGQCYGYRVHGPWDPDNGKRCDPTKFLVDPYARAFTGEYDGDASLFSYDITDPENPHGRNTEDSIEHSMKSVVVNPFFDWGNDRAPRTPYHETVIYEAHVKGMTMTHPDIPEELRGTYAGLAHPKIIEYLQDLGITAIELMPVHQFMQDDRLRELGLSNYWGYNTFGFFAPHNEYSSSDLPGSAVAEFKAMVRSFHEAGIEVILDVVYNHTAEGNHMGPTIAFRGIDNEAYYRLVDGDKRHYMDYTGTGNSLNVRDPHSLQLLMDSLRYWVSEMHVDGFRFDLASTLARELHDVDRLATFFDLVQQDPVVSQTKLIAEPWDIGEGGYQVGNFPPLWTEWNGKYRDTVRDFWRGEPATLGEFASRLTGSSDLYAHNGRRPTASINFVTAHDGFTLNDLVSYNEKYNMANGEDNRDGESHNRSWNCGVEGPSDDPEIMQLRAQQRRNFLTTLLLSQGTPMISHGDEMARTQNGNNNVYCQDNELAWINWDQATEHADLLSFTRRLLRIRSNHPVFRRRRFLAGGPLGTDVRDRDIAWLVPDGKLMTQDDWDFAFGKSLMVFLNGDAIVEPDDRGQKVRDDSFILMFNAHHEEIEFTLPPEHFGMKWKLLVDSTEAIGYPLEELTIDAEGTLTVPARSSMLLRQIEAPDYTKLDARIAREKQEISDAVNREAAESDAALRASAKAAADAEEAAAKSRVAHAEESAGEAEEKQDTHPSPVTPSTTVSLDAPAKVRELTAAKDQGPDSDTEAPEDAEPDEVDDSTPEQVEDQADEPAEESTEDTDDTSGEETPAQELHRKRQTAAQDDDYDSAVDEY
- the hisD gene encoding histidinol dehydrogenase produces the protein MLTVTDLRGQTPSKSDIRRALPRGGTDVVSVLPIVEPVVDNVRDRGAEAALEYGEKFDHIRPASVRVPADVLKAAEDSLAPEVREAIEESIRRVRKVHADQKPEEHTTELYPGGTVTERFLPIDRVGLYVPGGNAVYPSSVIMNVVPAQEAGVNTLVVASPPQADHGGWPHPTIMAACSILGVDEVWAVGGAQAVALLAYGDEEEGLEPVDIITGPGNIFVTAAKRLVRGVVGTDAEAGPTEIAVLADDTANAVNVAYDLISQAEHDVMAASVLITDSEQLALDVNREIEARYSITRNSDRVAEALRGKQSGIVLVDNLDIGIAVADQYAAEHLEVHTVNARAVSERISNAGAIFVGDFSPVPLGDYSAGSNHVLPTSGTARFSAGLSTHTFLRPVNLIEYDEAALKDISEVVINFADAEDLPAHGEAIRARFENLPTSEDTV
- a CDS encoding TetR family transcriptional regulator, encoding MQLNRETIIDAAISILNSYGLADMTMRRVAKQLDVAPGALYWHFKNKQELIGATARRILAPLLDGTGADGVDKQGAAATCAQLRDLMISHRDGSEVVSAALSDAALRAELERKVSDSLDVADEVGAFTLLHFVIGAVLAEQTQHQLQEFTGDEENTEDEIYRERFSTGIKIVLAGLDALGTIR
- a CDS encoding YbjN domain-containing protein, with protein sequence MTDRDFKMPDTLLPLPVDLDRVEDAVDALGYQFLAADDRLIMPWPNHRVSLYFGQESGLHLTMLARMRMTLDLSTINEVAQALTSWNTERIGPTALLRVGDLGDVEIQFRSSLSVDEGVSTDQLMQFIQLTINTVEMAVDTVLELFSDLNIEGAGSEELCTEQDESDLLEEISGLFVPPSLSANGFDSGRERRGMDVPRHPSFGNDDDSDNGFSDEFFRDAEDSGKYDDIWDASADQPDGPTPAGGMGDTTDDSLEDQTEDPTEEDSESTIVRESREEPFLPIFSQFTGNAEGADKNDKDDEDVELNHANSGDHDAPPGDDDLLDLLALLEDGAKDPSTDIPVIADHSLDTPGSDSFSESFHIRDGDSERPEYPREVTLDRVRDHLADIGVVKTSSEEDFLVAWINEVFIGFFIDNGPTFLVKGHWDPDMDPDRDFMKLFMMCNQWNERSLTTKAFCHKNSQGLQVRVEFAVPTAEGLTDDQLRHNIALSIHHLLQAVDSLSIEATGSSIVDWPEST
- a CDS encoding histidinol-phosphate transaminase, with protein sequence MTDKTLASETALSQLPLREELRGESAYGAPQLNVAVRLNTNENPYPPSDALIADLVETVREQASELNRYPERDSVELRDALADYITHQTGVTVSRDNLWAANGSNEVLQQLLQAFGGPGRTALGFQPSYSMHPILSTGTQTEFIGIPRGADFRIDMDVALQAIAEHTPDIVFVTTPNNPTGDVTSLEDIERIIQAAPGIVIVDEAYAEFSPSPSATTLLAQYPAKLVVSRTMSKAFDFAGGRLGYFVAAPAFIEAVMLVRLPYHLSSLSQAAAIVALRHREDTLATVATLSAERERVAARLEKFGYSQVPSESNFIFFGDFTDQHAAWEAFLDRGVLIRDVGVAGYLRVTIGLPEENDAFLDAAAGIVSLNL